One segment of Longimicrobium sp. DNA contains the following:
- a CDS encoding FAD binding domain-containing protein encodes MKTATTTLDLRPARTLDEALRILADDGPRVPLAGCTDVLVNLHFGTTSDRRFINIWGVDELRGISADGGVLRLGALTTYTEMIRSDLVREWLPAMVAASREVGGVQIQNRGTIAGNIANGSPAADSLPVLAVADAVVVLRSVGGERRVPVNQLYT; translated from the coding sequence ATGAAGACGGCGACCACCACGCTGGACCTGCGTCCGGCCCGCACGCTCGACGAGGCGCTTCGCATCCTTGCGGACGACGGGCCGCGCGTGCCCCTCGCGGGGTGCACCGACGTGCTCGTGAACCTGCACTTCGGCACCACGAGCGACCGCCGGTTCATCAACATCTGGGGGGTGGACGAGCTGCGTGGCATCAGCGCGGACGGTGGCGTGCTGCGGCTGGGCGCGCTGACCACGTACACGGAGATGATCCGCTCCGACCTCGTCCGCGAGTGGCTTCCCGCGATGGTGGCGGCGTCGCGCGAGGTGGGCGGCGTGCAGATCCAGAACCGGGGGACGATCGCGGGCAACATCGCCAACGGCTCGCCCGCGGCGGACAGCCTTCCCGTGCTCGCCGTGGCGGATGCCGTCGTCGTCCTCCGCAGCGTGGGCGGCGAGCGGCGCGTCCCCGTCAACCAACTCTACAC